Part of the Xenopus tropicalis strain Nigerian chromosome 3, UCB_Xtro_10.0, whole genome shotgun sequence genome, GGTTCTACATAATTTGGAATGTCAAAGGGCAGTGAGAGTTTAATGAAATTTAGTTACTGATCCATAAATGATCGGGTGGGTCTTCCCTTTCTCTAGCAGTCAGAATAAATAATGTCCCTGCCCACCGAATAACTCCGTCTATTGCAGAGTCCATTCGCTATACACTGAAATCATGTCTCCACACTCCCCTCAGCCTGTAACTTTGCTGCCTAAAATATAACAGGAGCTTAACAGTAACACACTAACCTGGCACAGGTCAGACTGCTGCCCATGTTTGCCAGTTCCTCCTAAAATCCATTCTGCTCGCTCTCTACAAGTAACCAAGTCCCAGCAAAGTTCTGCCAACAACTGACCAGTAACCAAGGAAACGAAGCCAAGCCACTACGAGATGGGGGCGTGAAAGTGGGCGTGTACACATTGGGTGGGGATTCCCAGCAATGCAGCTTCCAAGAGGCGGAGCATAGTAACTGGTCGGGGTAAAGCACAGGCAGGGGGTGATTTATTATGGGAGGGCAGTTAAAGTAATATTCTGCATTGTTTTTCTATAGTAAAATGGCACACAATTCAATAAGTTAAATAAATGCACTGTGCATAGAGCCAAATGCAGAAGTAACACATACAGGTGTACAAATACTCAAACACACACATGCCCCAAAGTCACACGTCTATCCCACGTTAATTAAATACAGATATTCATTTAAAAGCACCCAGAAACGAATCCAATTATTTCCTATTCCCTCTTTCCATCCACTGACCTGTTCCCAGCACTTTCTCTCTATCTTTAAATATCTTCCCTGACATCTGAGCTCTACTTTTGTATttccccccctgctccctctCCCCTGCACTGGCAGGGGGCTTGTTGTTTGTGCTGATTATTCTAACAAGTTTCATTATTTATGTAGATATTTTTCTTCTCTGTATTTTTAAGGAAATTTGACCTTGTCAGCACTACAAACTACATCcaattgcaattggtctgtgATTGTTCTTCTTTTTATTGTGAAGTGGTGATGCTGGGATGTCTTTCTGAAATTGATCCTTTAACTTTTAGTGTCtctggcaggcccggatttgtggagaggccacaaaggcccgggcctagggcggcagaaacctgggggcggcatgccgcctagCCGCACAATAATCTCAAAatttctgctcccatacggagcaatggggacttctccccactgctccgtatgcacttTGGCCCatggcgcatgcgcacttgcTTGCCCCCGCTGTTTGCGCATGCACGCACCACCCCTCGCGCCTGCGCACTACCGTTGGTCAGGCAcgacgcacgcatgcgcactggggagggggggggcgtgGGACCGGGGGCGGTGAgctttgaaatccggccctggtctcTGGTAAAGGTAAAAAGGTAAAAACATTGCCTTGGGCTGAAGTGAGCTGCCAGTTACCACGGCTGGTAACTTTCAAGGGCGCCtatcaccggctagaatgtaaatcggcggtgggatggcttacacggcgccgtgatttgccgaagtcgccttgagaggaaacttcggtgacttcggcaaatcacgccaccacgtatgccatcccaccgcccatttacattctagccggtgggatggcattttggggaaattagtcacctgcgaccaggaagatttgttgcacggtgtctaatctccccatgtgtcacaacACTAAAAATGCTTCTCCCACCAGagatgcaggctaatagagcccaaaCTCCAGTTGgggaaacaatagtctttttaaaaaatagcCCCCACACTGGGAGGGAGTGGGCAGCCATGTTATGGCACGTAATGAGCgagctaaataacatggccgccCGCACTGGGAGTTTCCTTTCGGTGCATGCCAgcaggggctattttttttttactattgtttcccccaaccagagtgtgggaaGCAAATTTAgagtgataggtgcactttaagaaCCAAAGTTCCATTTTTAAGTGATCTTTGCAgtagtgatgcagcccccctcTTGACCTGCTCCAATGCCAAAGAGGCAAGTCCGGAGCAGGTGAGGGGGGGGCCTTATAGCGGCTGCCGTTTCTAAGTGTTGTAGTTCATGCAGTGccttgaatatatttttataatgatcttactggcatgtctggggttaatgcaatgctctgaatccatttctaCAAAGATTTTACTGGCATggctggggttaatgcaatactCTTCATACAATACTCTATATTTCTTGGGTACATGGATTAAATACACCTTTGTATTCTGGCCCAAGATTTGTTCATATGTAAATGCTTGATATGATGTattttaacatatattttatgGATTCCTTTTTGTTACGCATATTCAACTAGTTTTTAAAATCAAACTTGGCAAAGAATTTAAACATAAAGTGAGCAAAAGAGAAAGGGAAAAAGGGGAAGGGAAGGCAGTAGTGTCAATTATAGGGTAACCAAAGGTAATTTAACACTGCGTTTTGCACCCTGTCCCATCTCATACTTCTGTCTGCCCACTTTAAGGTGCTTAGTGTGAGTAGCATGTGGTGTGGTTTATATTTAAAGCTCTATAACATTTGTACATCATGTTTCCTGGTCCCACGTACATTTGTTGCCGATGCACAGaataatcctttatttataaCCTATGGCATAAATATTATTGAACAGTTATAGGAATATTAAATGAAAGTGAATGGGGGCAACTTTCTGTGCACCGCTGCAAAATAAAACTTTTGCCCCCCACATCCTCGCATGCACTTGGGGGCACAACTTGCAGCAACACTTCCACCACACAACTCTCGCCCCCCCCTTTTCGCAGCTGATCAGTCCTTAAAAGTGACCCCAACAGCAttcattaaaaatagaaaaattcaTCTCTCtctatacacatacataacagctggattttagcattaGGTTTTAGTATGCTGGGAACTGAGGTTTATTTGTTCATAGGTACTGTTATCCTGGCCTGCAACAATGGGCGTAATCAATGTATtattgtttaaaggaatactgtcatggaaaacatttttttaaaaaaatgcatatgttaatagagcttttccagcagaattctgcattgaaatccatttcttaaaagcacaaacagatttttttgtatttaattttaaaaaatcacatggggctagccatattcttcctttcccagggtgccacagccatgtgacctgtgctctgacaaacttcagtcactctttgatgctgtgctgcaagttggagtgatatcaccctctcactttccccccaggagccgattagcagaacaatgggaaagcaGCAAGATACCAgccacctgtattgctaaaaatgctagataacagaatagcactcaatagtaaaaacttCAAGTCAGGCTTATTactcatccagttacatgggagtagaaaaataataggttatctgaaagcagttctaatgtgtagcactggcttcttctgaaagctcagaatcaggcacaatgcactgagatagctgcccacacaccaacattattattattattattaacatttatttataaagcgccaacatattccacagcgctgtacaactAAAgcttacaactaaaaaaataaatttgttggttcaagaataaaattttaaatggtagagatgATTATTTGCTATAttaactgtgtaatttagaaataaacagaaCACCATAAAACACCATGACATAatcctttaagtttacttttagtatgttataaaatgccctgTCATAAGTAGTTTTTCATTGATCTTCATTTTGCTTTCCTCTTTTGCcttcttccagctttcaaatgggttgCTATGATAAATTGGATGCTAGCAACAAGATAGTTTCTGAGattcctaactggagagctgatgaaaaagccaaataaaaaaaacacagaatattaaaaactaaaaccaactgcaaactgtctattactgtctacatcttacTAATACTAGTTGTTCTGAAGGCAAACTACCCCATTAAGATTGTGAGGCCAAAATGTTTGGTCTGGGATCAGtatgtgtagaaaaaaaaaaaagagaaaaaaagaaacggGACCTTGAAGTTCTTGTTTTATACATAGTTTATTGTCTACAGATTTCTTTACATTAATCATTGTTTTCTTAAATGCTGTACTAGATCTAAGGATAGCTGAGTAAATTCATCATCAGCCAAGAGGCAACTATGAATAATGGCAATGACAGAATCTTCTGTAATGCTAATGAAATCCTCTTGATTTTTGACAGGCAGGTGGCCTGCTAGCTCACACAGTGCCACATTGAAAGCTGATACCTCTTTGGCCCCAAAACTTGGTTTCCTTGCCCAAATAATAACTCGAATCCCATTTCTATCTTCAGAAACTTTTCCTGTATCTGGATTACTGCCCCTGGTAACAAACAAATTGTGCGCTATATTTTTGGCCACCAAAAAATCTGTAACCTTGCATATCTTCTGGGCAGTAGATTTCAAGTCCTTGCCatctgtgtaaaacaaaaatccAGGAGCAGGGAAATGTGTAACCAAGTGGAAATTTATTTCGGGACATAGAGGCTTGCTGCAGGAAGACTCTATAAGAAGTTCATGGTCTAGATAAAACCCATGCAGATGTAGATGGTTTACAGAAGCAAACCCTCCAAGGCTATTAAACCCAACCCTAAACCCAGGATGGGAGCTTAGAAAAACAGATTCCATACCAAACAACATAAGATTCTCAGTGAGAATTTGAGGCAAGCAAAGGGAAGGATCTGGCATAAATAAAACATGGCCAAATTCAAGAGGGGATACATTGATCACAACTAAAGTGCAGCTACTTTTGCATTCCAGTGTGCAACTTCCTTGGGGAGTGGATCCAGATTTACATTCCGATGAACCCATACCATTAACCATAGAACCCTGAACTATGTGTGAGTCAACAGAATGCTCAGCTTCTGATCTGATCATCTGAAACACTATTTCCTCTGATTTAATCTTATTATAATTAAATTGGTTGGGGTTAAATTTCTGTTGGACGCTCCAAATGTCTTCCGGCTTTCTCCTGTTTATACTTCTCTGGATATTTAGTTGGGCCACATAGCTCACAGAGCCAGGCAATATCTTGGTCTGCACGTTTCTCAGGGGATAACGAAATAAACCCTCATTCATCTTCTCCTCCCATTTACTTTGCAGTgctttatcaaagggtgaaaggaAACTTGTGTCTTCTGCAAATTCTTGCCTTT contains:
- the gdpgp1 gene encoding GDP-D-glucose phosphorylase 1 gives rise to the protein MEEHRKLLPNATVEEYNYFEEDFVFQGLSWKKRQEFAEDTSFLSPFDKALQSKWEEKMNEGLFRYPLRNVQTKILPGSVSYVAQLNIQRSINRRKPEDIWSVQQKFNPNQFNYNKIKSEEIVFQMIRSEAEHSVDSHIVQGSMVNGMGSSECKSGSTPQGSCTLECKSSCTLVVINVSPLEFGHVLFMPDPSLCLPQILTENLMLFGMESVFLSSHPGFRVGFNSLGGFASVNHLHLHGFYLDHELLIESSCSKPLCPEINFHLVTHFPAPGFLFYTDGKDLKSTAQKICKVTDFLVAKNIAHNLFVTRGSNPDTGKVSEDRNGIRVIIWARKPSFGAKEVSAFNVALCELAGHLPVKNQEDFISITEDSVIAIIHSCLLADDEFTQLSLDLVQHLRKQ